From Elaeis guineensis isolate ETL-2024a chromosome 16, EG11, whole genome shotgun sequence, a single genomic window includes:
- the LOC105059058 gene encoding serine carboxypeptidase-like 51, with the protein MGKSSSLLPLFLCSLLLCLSIFHIKPVNALGTADGSEEWGYVRVRPKAYMFWWLYRSPQRVENASTPWPTVLWLQGGPGGSGVGIGNFQEIGPLDTDLKPRNSTWLQKADLLFVDNPVGTGYSFVEDTTALVTTDWEAATDLTTFLKKLYNTNERLQRSPLYVVAESYGGKYAVTLGISIAKAIKAGELKLTFGGVALGDSWISPEDYAFSWGPLLLDVSRLDFLGAENSNSLAEQIRQQLAAGQYQDATDTLSALEGVITSSSAGVDFYNFMLDADEDPIAASTNLGISEKLTMKKSYSMYLSSKASSTGSLADLMNGIIKKKLKIIPKSVSWGGQSNDVFDALVHDFVKPRISEVDELLSLGVNVTIYNGQVDLICATKGTEAWVRKLKWEGMKEFNKLERKPLHCNNDGVTRGFVKSYKNLHFYWILGAGHFVPVEQPCIALNMLGDITQSPAASSS; encoded by the exons ATGGGGaagtcctcttctcttcttcctctcttcctctgtTCTCTTCTCCTTTGCCTCTCTATATTCCATATCAAGCCTGTTAATGCCTTGGGGACCGCCGATGGATCGGAGGAGTGGGGCTATGTTCGAGTTCGGCCaa AAGCCTACATGTTCTGGTGGCTTTACCGGAGTCCACAAAGAGTTGAGAATGCTTCAACTCCATGGCCGACAGTACTGTGGCTGCAGGGTGGACCT GGAGGTTCGGGTGTCGGCATCGGAAACTTCCAGGAGATTGGTCCATTGGATACTGATCTGAAGCCACGGAATTCGACATGGCTGCAGAAAGCTGATCTCCTTTTTGTG GACAACCCAGTTGGGACCGGATACAGTTTTGTGGAGGATACAACAGCTCTGGTGACGACCGATTGGGAAGCAGCAACTGACTTAACAACGTTTCTCAAGAAGCTCTACAATACGAATGAAAGATTGCAGAGGAGCCCACTCTACGTTGTAGCAGAGTCTTATGGTGGCAAGTATGCGGTGACTCTCGGCATATCGATTGCCAAAGCCATTAAGGCTGGAGAATTGAAGCTTACATTTGGAG GAGTTGCTCTAGGAGATAGCTGGATTTCGCCAGAAGATTATGCG TTCTCATGGGGGCCTCTGCTTTTAGATGTCTCGAGGCTAGATTTTCTAGGTGCAGAAAATTCAAACAG TTTAGCTGAACAGATTAGACAACAACTAGCAGCAGGGCAGTATCAGGACGCCACAGACACGTTGAGTGCTCTGGAGGGAGTCATCACCTCGAGCAGTGCCGGTGTT GATTTTTATAATTTCATGCTGGATGCTGACGAAGACCCTATCGCCGCATCAACAAACTTAGGGATATCAGAGAAATTAACCATGAAGAAGAGTTACTCGATGTACCTCAGTTCCAAGGCTTCCTCCACTGGTAGTCTTGCTGATCTCATGAATGGAATAATTAAGAAGAAGTTAAAGATAATCCCCAAGAGTGTAAG TTGGGGTGGGCAGTCCAATGATGTCTTTGACGCTTTGGTGCATGATTTCGTGAAACCCAGGATTAGCGAG GTTGATGAGCTTCTGTCTCTGGGAGTCAATGTCACCATCTATAATGGACAG GTTGATCTGATTTGTGCAACCAAGGGCACCGAGGCTTGGGTTCGAAAGCTCAA ATGGGAAGGTATGAAGGAGTTCAACAAATTAGAGCGAAAGCCTTTGCACTGCAATAATGATGGAGTTACTAGAGGCTTTGTAAAGTCCTATAAAAATTTACATTTCTACTGGATCTTGGGAGCAGGACATTTT GTACCGGTGGAGCAACCTTGCATTGCATTAAATATGCTGGGTGATATTACTCAATCTCCTGCGGCTTCTTCTTCAtag